The Irregularibacter muris DNA window GTCATTCTCAGGTTTTTGCTCTCTTCATCGATTTCTAGTTTTGTACAATCTGCCGTTAGTCCTGTATGTACTCTTGCCGATACCCGAGGGGCTAGATCACGACCGATGGCTGTGGCTCCATAGAGTACGATTTCAGGTTGATGGGTTTGTATAATGTTGTACATAGCATCGGTATAGGGTTCTGTTCGATAGATCTCTAGCTCTTTATGGTCCACTACAATCACTTTATCTGCTCCAAAGGCAGCTAGTTTATCTGGTAATTGGGATATGTCATAACCCAAGAGTACAGCGGTTACCTCTGTATCTAAATCTTTGGCCAGCTCTTTTCCTTTACCGATTAATTCATAGGAAACACCTGTAATGTTTTTATCCATTTGCTCTACAAAAACAAATATGCCTTTATATTCTTGTAAATTCATGCCTATTCTCACCACTTTCCTTCAATATTTACAGTACAAATTTCTCTTTTAGTTTTTCTATGATATAGGAAGCTGACTCTTCGGGATCTAGCTCTACCTTGGTCCCTGAAGCTTTTAAGCTCTTAGGGAAGGATTTTGCTACTCGAGTAGGAGAACCCTTTAGACCGATATTGGCGGTATCTACGGTAATGTCCTCTAAGCCCCAGCTTACCACTTCTTTTTCTCTATAGGCATCAAAAATCCCCCCTGGTGTCATATACCGAGGCTCATTTAGCTCGCTTAGTGCCGTGACTAAGCAAGGCATTTTGGCCTTTAGGATATGATATCTGTCTTCATATTGCCGTTTCACAAGGATATGCTCTCCTTCTACTTTGATGTCTTCGGCGTAGCTAATATTGGGGATATT harbors:
- a CDS encoding electron transfer flavoprotein subunit alpha/FixB family protein — its product is MNLQEYKGIFVFVEQMDKNITGVSYELIGKGKELAKDLDTEVTAVLLGYDISQLPDKLAAFGADKVIVVDHKELEIYRTEPYTDAMYNIIQTHQPEIVLYGATAIGRDLAPRVSARVHTGLTADCTKLEIDEESKNLRMT